One Plasmodium cynomolgi strain B DNA, chromosome 12, whole genome shotgun sequence genomic region harbors:
- a CDS encoding hypothetical protein (putative), whose product MSEQCVLIPGEFGVFVQVFIGCVSIGILITKYLFEKPRRKFIKFLKDVIVIICGSVTLHITNIFSCIFIFRYHLLSYLYKIEMDECSIYFVQIIIDATLGLYIEYKLFALFKFLKFRKDYLHNNSIASIYKPIDALSHYSSFVNFANSNDVQKGEKSKSGGTMRTTKKGHSDISSNPSNVNSGPPQKDHAGTFNSSEVTGTFSANRATGTFSANGATGVSSPNEAPQNGSNNLERTNHSNPGTTENALHNVAPCKSVGKHLAPNGGATTGEVKVQGPINTNKTNKTNEANEMRPMNETDETNETNRTSAHPEEANKREQRGGHGDAGHVTDTRKEQNTYEECNQYNKYKKYYNNNCEDYKNELKLLTDETPNGEICIQLNENSDHDKENVATYDNKNSEIYKKIEENYMDMNLFQNIFMWVSVVLTAKLISLLIFFFFSPIFNMLVMGTIAHISDMRYKLLVVMIIVPFFFNFIMYFYMDSIVKTKHTCRTHPPRVALTYNTPPSM is encoded by the exons atgagcgAGCAGTGCGTTCTAATACCGGGAGAATTTGGCGTGTTCGTGCAGGTCTTCATAGGGTGTGTTTCCATAGGCATATTAATAACCAAGTACCTCTTCGAGAAGCCAAGAAGAAaattcatcaaatttttgaAGGACGTAATTGTTATCATATGTGGATCAGTAACACTACACATAACAAACATATTTTCCTGCATATTCATTTTCCGATACCACCTGCTGTCCTATctgtacaaaattgaaatggACGAATGctctatttattttgttcaaataATAATTGATGCAACATTAGGTCTATACATagaatataaattatttgcattATTTAAGTTTCTAAAATTTAGAAAGGACTATCTTCACAACAATTCTATAGCTTCTATATACAAGCCGATTGATGCTCTTTCTCATTATTCCTCTTTCGTCAACTTTGCGAACAGTAATGACGtacagaaaggggaaaagagcAAAAGTGGGGGTACTATgagaacaacaaaaaaaggtcacTCTGATATTTCTTCCAACCCATCCAATGTGAACAGTGGACCCCCACAAAAGGACCATGCCGGTACGTTTAACTCAAGCGAAGTAACCGGTACGTTTTCCGCAAACAGAGCAACCGGTACGTTTTCCGCAAACGGAGCAACGGGCGTGTCTTCCCCAAATGAGGCTCCACAAAATGGTTCAAACAATTTGGAAAGGACCAATCATAGTAACCCGGGCACCACGGAAAATGCCCTTCACAATGTAGCCCCCTGCAAGAGTGTAGGAAAGCACCTCGCGCCCAACGGAGGTGCGACAACCGGGGAAGTAAAGGTCCAGGGGCCCATCAATACAAATAAAACGAATAAAACGAATGAAGCGAATGAAATGCGGCCAATGAACGAGACCGACGAGACCAACGAGACCAACCGCACAAGCGCACACCCGGAGGAAGCGAACAAGCGCGAACAGCGAGGAGGACATGGCGACGCGGGCCATGTAACCGACACACGGAAAGAACAAAACACCTACGAAGAGTGCAACCAATACAACAAGTATAAAAAGTACTACAACAACAACTGCGAAGACTACAAAAACGAGTTAAAATTACTGACGGACGAAACCCCCAATGGAGAAATTTGCATTCAGCTAAACGAAAATAGTGATCACGATAAAGAAAATGTAGCTACATATGACAATAAAAATTCAgagatttacaaaaaaattgaagaaaattacatggatatgaatttatttcaaaatattttcatgtgGGTCTCTGTAGTTCTAACGGCAAAGCTTATATCTttgctgatttttttcttcttctctccgATCTTTAACATGCTCGTCATGGGAACCATAGCTCACATCAGTGACATGAGGTACAAGCTCCTCGTGGTGATGATCATCGtgcccttcttcttcaactTCATCATGTACTTCTACATGGATAGCATAGTCAAGACGAAGCACACGTGCAGGA CGCACCCTCCCCGTGTTGCTCTAACCTACAACACGCCTCCGTCGATGTAA
- a CDS encoding 60S ribosomal protein L17 (putative): protein MVKYAKKLRDFGKCAKGAGMDLRVHFKNTYETARAIRRMKLLDAKKYLNDVIEKKRCVPFRRYNGGVGRTNQAKEFNHTQGRWPAKSCKFLLNVLDNVQANAEARNLEVSKLRLIHVMVNRARAGRRRTFKAHGRINPFMSSPCHIQVIAKEISKPAKKSLLTNAEKQKELPFKITLKKLIKLNISKKNFAKNKKKAAN, encoded by the exons atggTTAAGTACGCCAAAAAGTTGAGGGACTTTGGGAAAT gcGCCAAGGGGGCTGGCATGGATTTAAGGGTCCACTTCAAAAACACGTACGAAACGGCGAGGGCTATAAGGAGAATGAAATTGCTGGACGCAAAAAAGTACCTGAATGACGTCATCGAGAAGAAGAGGTGTGTGCCGTTTCGTAGGTACAACGGAGGTGTTGGAAGAACGAACCAAGCCAAGGAGTTTAACCACACGCAGGGAAGATGGCCCGCGAAATCGTGCAAGTTTTTGTTAAACGTGTTGGATAACGTGCAGGCCAATGCAGAG GCAAGAAACTTGGAAGTGAGCAAGCTGAGGCTAATCCACGTGATGGTGAACAGAGCGCGCGCAGGACGAAGAAGAACGTTTAAGGCCCACGGACGAATCAACCCCTTCATGTCGTCCCCGTGCCACATCCAAGTAATCGCAAAGGAGATTTCCAAGCCAGCGAAAAAGTCGCTCCTGACGAATGCGGAAAAGCAGAAGGAGCTCCCCTTCAAAAttaccttaaaaaaattgataaaattaaacatttCGAAGAAGAACTTTGCAAAGAATAAGAAGAAGGCCGCAAATTAG
- a CDS encoding hypothetical protein (putative), which translates to MNAFLLLAIVFSFLGFCRTEQNNGMGGGNPEQKCQVISNAKELITKIDAEPVKNQYVTYIYHSSICSYCTKVTDSIKDNENVEIIHFHEDSNLEELVKTEKPIVVLMKNINKGSSIDRSAFFAELNEKGGKIQVPALEVHDFIMYESDEIIKFYKHLIEKVAGGDGDSE; encoded by the coding sequence ATGAACgcatttctccttttggctatagttttttccttcctagGATTTTGTCGAACTGAGCAAAATAATGGCATGGGCGGCGGAAACCCAGAACAGAAATGCCAAGTGATTAGTAACGCGAAGGAGCTAATAACGAAGATAGATGCAGAGCCTGTGAAGAACCAATACGTAACTTATATTTACCACAGCTCCATATGTTCCTACTGTACAAAGGTTACGGATTCTATTAAGGACAacgaaaatgtagaaattaTTCACTTTCATGAGGATAGCAATTTGGAAGAGTTGGTCAAGACGGAGAAGCCAATTGTcgttttaatgaaaaatattaacaaggGAAGCTCCATTGATAGAAGCGCCTTCTTCGCAGAACTGAATgagaaaggaggaaaaattcAAGTTCCTGCTCTCGAAGTACATGATTTTATTATGTACGAATCGGATGAAATTATTAAGTTTTATAAGCATTTGATAGAAAAAGTTGCAGGAGGTGATGGTGATTCTGAGGA
- a CDS encoding hypothetical protein (putative) — MLKSTTKIDRTKREQNRILLEKKLSKDSVTSTKFCDSSEDREGGSNTSSNVSLHLSEKPNITRTLDANNTSSFVSDQKTKSKGGSIKASKKHSQHKLSKVNILEKGNDAKVHGNTSVGKSKRSSIIRLDASKISSKTNSVIVEDSIDNQDHNTEKKTERSSTEFLNIEENTPHILSRVDKIAGGDFPRLPRTISFKDNLLSAEGNLYSTVKEDFSYLYAPSKADPVRSHLGYYNAPEVLNSYPSGSLTRSAGYSFSPYDESLMDAGTNGDLKHFSTNILSAQGGIHVGADAYGSSNLGTFRGDTWGAYHHGDNWGTKRSDNWGTNRSDNLGTYRGDYVGAYPSANWGFNPNVLNSYEQKNVTFSEGVKSTYTTPFVHPNNVEQPLAKGAEVYKTTANERFPPSKVANEMDFTNMYTSHTPIGSNDSGRIGTLANYESKGDAYLSDKTSYYVNNASESTSLGGGVHFGPLLSRRNVYDTFGGESANGNGAAGGESASGLASASGLASASGLASASASAGAPASVSVAAGGSSSTSGLPSGGDVLKFKTAEFSNYADFNFKSSTAEEEGAPDSLDNVVKANEVIESEKVKNEVSMCEQITSHTDYSRATHTSHVVDKRIVHEGFDTIKIPKYREVEIVEKIVEVPVVHKVNKYINKYEIKEVEKVVKKPINKYVETKIEIPELHFQDKIVEVPELQEVVKIVEKPEIKERIIYKNKIETKIIPKYIEVPVVKIVNKYESYDDIGEVIKTVPVKKIVEIPNEVIRKVKVPIRKIIEEPNYVPIIKYRDVPIEKIRYVPKIQTVELVKTIPKVIDIPVPVRVPKIKVIDKPFYINKYVDHPVVVPVSKTVKPVYKYGGKKVIEIPIHKPYIVTHDTVVPKDVQSGMSNGRCSVYARKLDLNAFDPAKRNELFSLVNGGTFSLERSVSVDNFVRGGNIGGMSGMSGSISGNIGGGNIGGGNIGGAGRPGGLHFSKSLNSGANADVNVPNLHAAYGVDFYSNGVGLANRASGLNAPFVGAGGLPSASNQQGLHPNFTQPISMHKANCDTGRKDGRSSLPFLRNGSNRAEQGRNDLPEGLAHSSDFQRRFASSNPLFERRGVVNGHGGEGEYKGAYAGEYKGAYEGANTGAYKGPFESAANVASKIGGGECLRRYQSSARANVSQCVGWGNNKSMRHMGSMGNGSGAQNGNGVSHANSMNHANSMSHANSMSHANSMIHANSMIHANSMSQANAMSHANKMSHANKMSHSNRMSHSNTMSNMNTMSSMNNGTCALRSRSPSACSADGISAYVVEYVGDEDKRFRDGGFSNGFGSNQLADEMGSNYSFSGTVINSKNE; from the exons ATGCTGAAAAGTACGACAAAGATTGACAGAACAAAGCGAGAacaa aacAGGATAttactggaaaaaaaactatccAAAGACTCCGTCACTTCCACGAAGTTCTGT GATTCGTCCGAGGACAGAGAAGGAGGGTCGAACACCAGTAGTAATGTGAGCTTGCATCTGTCGGAGAAGCCAAACATTACAAGAACGTTAGATGCGAATAATACAAGTTCGTTCGTATCAGATCAGAAGACGAAGTCCAAGGGGGGTTCTATCAAGGCAAGTAAAAAGCATTCGCAACACAAGTTGAGCAAAGTGAACATCCTGGAGAAAGGAAACGACGCCAAAGTACATGGTAACACGTCAGTAGGGAAGTCTAAAAGGAGCAGCATAATACGGTTAGATGCAAGCAAAATTTCGAGCAAGACCAACAGTGTGATAGTTGAGGATTCTATCGACAACCAGGACCACAATACtgagaaaaaaactgaaagAAGTAGCACggaatttttaaacattgAAGAGAACACCCCACATATTTTAAGTAGGGTTGATAAAATAGCAGGTGGTGATTTTCCTAGGTTGCCTCGCACTATTTCGTTTAAGGACAATTTGCTAAGCGCGGAAGGTAATTTGTATAGCACCGTTAAGGAAGATTTCTCATATCTTTATGCACCCAGCAAGGCTGACCCTGTTAGAAGTCATCTCGGTTATTATAACGCACCTGAAGTTTTAAATTCTTACCCAAGCGGTAGTTTGACCCGCTCAGCGGGGTATAGTTTCAGTCCATATGATGAAAGCCTTATGGACGCAGGCACGAACGGCGACTTGAAGCATTTTTCGACTAATATATTAAGCGCGCAAGGTGGCATCCACGTGGGGGCGGACGCGTACGGGAGTAGCAATTTAGGCACATTCCGAGGTGACACTTGGGGGGCGTATCACCACGGTGACAATTGGGGGACCAAACGGAGTGACAATTGGGGAACCAACCGGAGTGACAACCTGGGTACCTACCGCGGTGACTACGTCGGGGCCTACCCCAGCGCTAACTGGGGATTTAATCCAAATGTACTAAACTcgtatgaacaaaaaaacgtaaCCTTCAGCGAAGGTGTGAAGTCCACCTACACCACGCCCTTTGTACATCCGAACAACGTTGAACAGCCCTTGGCGAAGGGCGCAGAGGTATACAAAACAACGGCAAATGAGAGGTTCCCCCCTTCTAAAGTAGCAAATGAAATGGACTttacaaatatgtacactAGTCACACTCCGATAGGCAGTAACGACAGCGGTAGAATAGGGACTTTGGCGAATTACGAGAGTAAGGGGGATGCCTATTTGTCTGACAAGACTTCctattatgtaaataatgCTAGCGAGAGTACGTCCCTTGGAGGAGGGGTGCATTTTGGACCTCTGCTGAGTAGAAGGAACGTGTACGACACGTTTGGGGGTGAGTCCGCCAATGGGAATGGCGCGGCAGGGGGAGAGAGCGCATCGGGATTGGCATCAGCATCGGGATTGGCATCAGCATCGGGATTGGCATCAGCATCAGCATCGGCAGGTGCGCCCGCATCCGTATCTGTAGCTgcggggggaagcagcagcaCGAGTGGGCTCCCCAGTGGAGGCGACGTCTTGAAGTTCAAAACGGCAGAATTTTCAAACTACGCGGACTTCAATTTTAAGAGCAGCACCGCGGAGGAAGAGGGTGCCCCGGATAGCCTAGACAATGTCGTGAAAGCAAACGAGGTGATCGAAAGtgagaaggtaaaaaatgaggTGTCTATGTGTGAGCAGATCACATCGCATACTGACTATTCACGAGCAACACACACTTCGCACGTTGTGGATAAGCGAATTGTACATGAAGGATTTGATACGATTAAAATCCCGAAATATAGGGAAGTAGAgatagtagaaaaaattgtggaagTTCCCGTGGTGCATAAAGTGAAtaagtatataaataaatatgaaattaaGGAAGTAGAGAAAGTAGTTAAGAAAcctattaataaatatgtggAAACAAAAATCGAAATTCCCGAGTTACATTTCCAGGACAAAATTGTGGAGGTACCAGAATTGCAAGAAGTAGTAAAGATAGTGGAGAAACCCGAAATTAAGGAGCGTATAATTTAcaagaacaaaattgaaacgAAAATTATTCCCAAGTATATTGAAGTGCCTGTGGTGAAAATTGTGAACAAATACGAAAGCTATGACGATATAGGGGAGGTAATAAAGACCGTGccggtgaaaaaaattgttgaaatTCCAAATGAGGTGATTCGAAAGGTGAAGGTACCTATTCGGAAAATTATCGAAGAGCCCAATTATGTTCCGATTATAAAGTACCGTGATGTACCTATTGAGAAGATACGTTATGTTCCGAAGATTCAGACGGTGGAGTTAGTTAAGACGATCCCCAAGGTGATTGACATTCCTGTACCTGTGAGAGTTCCGAAAATAAAAGTGATCGACAAGCCGTTTTATATAAACAAGTATGTGGACCACCCGGTAGTTGTGCCTGTGTCCAAAACGGTGAAGCCTGTGTATAAAtatggggggaagaaggtgATTGAAATTCCCATCCATAAGCCTTACATCGTTACGCACGACACGGTTGTGCCTAAGGATGTGCAGAGTGGCATGAGCAACGGTAGGTGCTCCGTGTACGCCAGGAAGCTGGACCTGAATGCATTCGACCCGGCCAAGCGAAATGAGCTCTTCAGCTTGGTGAACGGGGGCACCTTCAGCTTGGAGCGGTCTGTGAGCGTGGACAATTTTGTGCGGGGCGGCAACATCGGCGGTATGAGCGGTATGAGCGGCAGCATCAGTGGCAACATCGGTGGTGGCAACATCGGCGGTGGCAACATCGGCGGTGCTGGGCGTCCGGGCGGGTTGCACTTCTCGAAGAGCCTGAACAGTGGCGCGAATGCTGACGTGAATGTACCCAACCTGCACGCAGCGTACGGCGTCGACTTCTACTCAAACGGTGTGGGCCTCGCGAACCGGGCGAGCGGCTTGAACGCGCCGTTTGTGGGCGCGGGAGGTTTACCCAGTGCGTCTAACCAGCAAGGGCTACACCCAAATTTTACACAGCCAATTTCGATGCACAAGGCGAATTGCGACACGGGGAGAAAGGATGGAAGAAGCAGTTTACCCTTTTTGCGAAATGGTTCCAACCGTGCCGAGCAAGGCAGAAACGACCTACCGGAGGGGCTTGCACATAGCTCGGATTTCCAGCGCCGCTTTGCCAGTAGCAACCCATTGTTCGAAAGGAGGGGGGTTGTGAACGGGCACGGAGGTGAGGGAGAATATAAGGGAGCATATGCGGGAGAATATAAGGGAGCATATGAGGGAGCTAATACGGGAGCATATAAGGGACCATTCGAGAGTGCAGCTAATGTGGCCAGCAAAATTGGGGGTGGCGAATGCCTAAGGAGGTACCAATCCAGTGCTCGCGCAAATGTGTCTCAGTGTGTGGGCTGGGGTAATAACAAAAGTATGCGTCACATGGGCAGCATGGGGAATGGCAGCGGCGCGCAGAACGGTAACGGTGTGAGTCATGCCAACTCGATGAACCACGCCAATTCGATGAGCCACGCCAATTCGATGAGCCACGCCAACTCGATGATCCACGCCAACTCGATGATCCACGCCAACTCGATGAGCCAGGCCAACGCGATGAGCCACGCCAACAAGATGAGCCACGCCAACAAGATGAGCCACTCAAACAGGATGAGCCACTCAAACACGATGAGTAACATGAACACGATGAGTAGCATGAACAACGGCACGTGTGCACTTCGGTCGAGGAGTCCCAGTGCGTGCTCAGCCGATGGGATCAGCGCGTACGTGGTCGAGTATGTGGGCGACGAGGATAAGAGGTTCAGGGACGGTGGGTTTTCCAATGGGTTCGGTAGTAACCAGTTGGCAGATGAGATGGGAAGTAATTATTCATTCAGCGGGACGGTCATTAATTCGAAGAATGAGTGA
- a CDS encoding glycerol kinase (putative) produces the protein MNVILSIDQSTQSTKLIFFDEKLNVLHMNSLNHEQKCFKPGWYEHDPIEIINNLYTLMNDGLKTLKEKHKEVVIKCIGITNQRETVIIWDKLTGKPLYNAIVWLDTRVEDTVAEFSKKYNNDYFQKKTGTYFNTYFSAFKILWLIQNKPEIKKKVEEGSVIIGNINTWLIYNLTNGNSYTDVTNASRTLLMNINTLEWDEELCKMFGITNMSVLPEIKSNSFNFGSVICEQVPEYAGVPITGCIGDQQSACIGQAIFDEGEAKCTYGYKVVYSSCGLITTVCYKFNENDKAKYALEGSIGTAGSGVSWLVKNNLISHPSEASYIMENCEDTGGVVFVPAFSGLYAPRWRSDARACITGMTFNTERKHIVRSLLEGIVFQLNEIVYSLLSDMGIEMLHVLRCDGGMTKNKAFMQFNSDIIKTKIEVSKYSEVTALGAAVLAGLGVKIWENLDSVKSLIRNSDSTFNSKMDEKNRKKKISEWGKAVERSLLQM, from the exons atgaatgtgATATTGAGTATAGACCAAAGTACCCAGTCCACGaagctgattttttttgatgaaaaGTTGAATGTGCTGCATATGAACAGCCTGAACCACGAACAAAAATGCTTCAAGCCAGGATGGTACGAACATGACCCAATcgaaataattaataatttgtaCACACTCATGAATGATGGTTTGAAGACTCTTaaggaaaaacacaaagAGGTAGTAATAAAATGTATAGGAATTACAAACCAAAGAGAAACGGTTATCATATGGGATAAGCTTACAGGAAAGCCCTTGTACAATGCCATCGTGTGGCTGGATACTCGAGTAGAAGATACCGTTGCTGAATTTTcaaagaaatataataatgattATTTTCAGAAGAAAACGGGAACCTATTTTAATACCTATTTTAGTgcgtttaaaattttatggcTAATTCAGAACAAGCCAGAAATTAAGAAGAAGGTAGAGGAAGGATCTGTCATAATCGGTAATATAAACACTTGGCTGATATATAATTTGACGAATGGGAATAGCTACACAGATGTCACGAATGCATCTAGGACTCTTTTGATGAATATCAACACGTTAGAGTGGGATGAAGAATTGTGTAAAATGTTTGGTATTACAAATATGTCCGTTCTTCCAGAAATCAAATCTAACAGTTTCAATTTTGGGTCCGTAATATGTGAACAAGTGCCTGAGTATGCAGGGGTACCAATTACTGGATGTATTGGAGACCAACAGAGTGCATGTATAGGACAAGCTATTTTTGATGAAGGAGAAGCTAAGTGTACCTATG GGTACAAAGTGGTGTATTCTTCATGTGGTTTAATTACAACGGTTTGCtacaaatttaatgaaaatgataaagCGAAATATGCTTTGGAGGGTTCCATAGGTACAGCTGGTTCAGGGGTGTCATGGTTAGTGAagaataatttaatttctcATCCTAGTGAAGCTAGCTATATCATGGAAAACTGTGAAGATACTGGAGGGGTCGTGTTCGTGCCAGCTTTTAGTGGTTTGTATGCCCCTAGGTGGAGATCAGATGCCAGGGCATGTATAACGGGTATGACATTCAACACAGAGAGGAAACACATCGTTCGTTCCCTCCTAGAAGGCATCGTTTTTCAGCTGAACGAAATTGTGTACTCCCTGCTCTCAGACATGGGCATAGAAATGCTCCACGTTTTACGCTGCGATGGTGGAATGACCAAAAATAAGGCATTCATGCAGTTCAACTCggatattataaaaacaaaaatcgaAGTGTCAAAGTATTCAGAAGTAACTGCACTAGGGGCTGCCGTGCTGGCTGGTCTAGGGGTCAAAATATGGGAAAATTTAGATTCCGTTAAAAGTTTAATACGGAATAGCGATTCTACGTTTAATTCTAAAATGGATGAAAAGAatagaaagaagaaaatttccgAGTGGGGCAAGGCAGTCGAGAGGTCACTCCTGCAGATGTAG